The Streptomyces sp. NBC_01353 genome contains a region encoding:
- the cobM gene encoding precorrin-4 C(11)-methyltransferase, whose product MTVYFIGAGPGAADLITLRGARTLAACGVCLYAGSLVPRELLAECPPDARLVDTADLDLDQIMAEIVRAHEAGQDVARLHSGDPSVFSAVAEQMRRLDALDIPYEVVPGVPAFAAAAAALKRELTVPTVGQTVILTRIAQQATPMPEGEDLATLGRSGALLVLHLAARYVDRVVSELLPHYGADCPAAVVAMASRPDEIVLRGTLEDIAAQMKEAGITKTAVILVGRTLAASQFRDSHLYDPARERHVC is encoded by the coding sequence ATGACCGTCTACTTCATCGGCGCGGGCCCGGGCGCCGCCGACCTGATCACTCTGCGGGGCGCCCGCACCCTCGCCGCCTGCGGCGTCTGCCTGTACGCGGGCTCGCTCGTCCCCCGCGAGCTGCTCGCCGAGTGCCCGCCGGACGCGCGCCTGGTCGACACCGCGGACCTCGACCTGGACCAGATCATGGCCGAGATCGTCCGCGCCCACGAGGCAGGCCAGGACGTGGCCCGGCTCCACTCCGGCGACCCGTCCGTCTTCAGCGCCGTGGCGGAGCAGATGCGCCGGCTCGACGCGCTGGACATCCCGTACGAGGTCGTGCCGGGCGTCCCGGCGTTCGCGGCGGCCGCCGCCGCGCTCAAGCGGGAGCTCACCGTCCCGACCGTGGGCCAGACGGTCATCCTCACCCGCATCGCCCAGCAGGCCACTCCCATGCCGGAGGGCGAGGATCTCGCCACGCTCGGCCGCAGCGGCGCCCTGCTCGTCCTCCACCTGGCCGCCCGCTACGTCGACCGGGTCGTGTCCGAGCTCCTGCCGCACTACGGCGCCGACTGCCCGGCCGCGGTCGTGGCGATGGCGAGCCGCCCGGACGAGATCGTGCTGCGGGGCACGCTGGAGGACATCGCGGCGCAGATGAAGGAGGCCGGCATCACGAAGACGGCCGTGATCCTGGTCGGCCGCACGCTGGCGGCCTCGCAGTTCCGCGACAGCCACCTCTACGACCCGGCGCGGGAGCGGCACGTCTGCTGA
- a CDS encoding precorrin-8X methylmutase, whose product MSENDTMFAYEKDGAEIYRQSFATIRAEADLADLPADVATVAVRMIHACGMTDLVRDLAYSPQVVSRARAALRAGAPILCDAQMVASGVTRKRLPADNDVVCTLSDPSVPALATELGTTRSAAALELWRDRLEGSVVAIGNAPTALFHLLEMIAKGAPRPAAVLGIPVGFIGAAESKDALAAQTLGLDYLVVRGRRGGSAMTAAAINAIATEAEIQA is encoded by the coding sequence ATGAGCGAGAACGACACGATGTTCGCCTACGAGAAGGACGGCGCGGAGATCTACCGCCAGTCCTTTGCCACGATCCGCGCCGAGGCGGACCTCGCGGATCTGCCCGCCGACGTCGCCACGGTCGCGGTCCGCATGATCCACGCCTGCGGCATGACCGACCTCGTCCGCGACCTCGCCTACTCGCCGCAGGTCGTCTCCCGCGCCCGCGCCGCCCTGCGCGCCGGCGCACCGATCCTCTGCGACGCGCAGATGGTCGCCAGCGGCGTGACCCGCAAGCGGCTGCCCGCCGACAACGACGTGGTCTGCACCCTCTCCGACCCCTCCGTGCCCGCCCTCGCCACCGAGCTCGGCACCACCCGCAGCGCCGCCGCCCTCGAACTCTGGCGCGACCGCCTCGAAGGCTCCGTCGTCGCCATCGGCAACGCGCCCACCGCCCTCTTCCACCTCCTGGAGATGATCGCGAAGGGCGCACCCCGCCCGGCCGCCGTCCTCGGCATACCGGTCGGCTTCATCGGCGCAGCCGAGTCCAAGGACGCCCTCGCCGCCCAGACCCTGGGCCTCGACTACCTCGTCGTACGGGGCCGGCGCGGCGGCAGCGCGATGACCGCCGCCGCGATCAACGCCATCGCGACGGAAGCGGAGATCCAGGCATGA
- a CDS encoding cobalamin biosynthesis protein CobG, producing the protein MPPTPPTTPNRGEPLIRDRGDACPGALRLHPADDGGLGRLRLPAGLLTSRQVQVLASASESLGDGRVTVTSRGNVELRGLGEGCGADLAERLTEAGLLPSATHERVRNIVASPTAGLDGLGHADVQLWARELDTLLCATPWTATLSGRFLFVLDDGRGDVAGLGGDVTLIAGGPWADGDRGTGGSPSPDETGASAAGDREPGASEPSADGASAAGSPSPDETRASTDGSQSPGGAGASVGGCAGPTPRAADALLYVGAQAFRVAGADAPRAALAAADAFLRAAQAAGNGAWRVKELPGSGAPGAEAVDATGVKELPGARPAGAPGGGTTGLLDLAAALARAGVDAQPVIPAPPRPHGAPPAPGPLGGNALHVLAPLGRLTATQLRALLPADEVRLTPWRGAVVVGATRTRLPELEAAGLITRPDDPWVGVGACTGRPGCAKSLADVRADAVPGTPGLPVHFSGCERRCGHPQGAPGTWVDVLATAEGTYLVDGRPTPRTSLTEAVATARTTR; encoded by the coding sequence ATGCCGCCCACCCCACCCACAACGCCCAACCGGGGCGAACCTCTCATACGGGACCGTGGCGATGCCTGCCCCGGCGCGCTGCGCCTGCACCCCGCCGACGACGGCGGTCTGGGCCGACTGCGCCTGCCCGCAGGCCTGTTGACGTCTCGTCAGGTCCAGGTCCTGGCGTCGGCGTCGGAGTCGCTGGGCGACGGCCGGGTCACGGTCACGTCCCGGGGGAACGTGGAGCTGCGCGGCCTCGGCGAGGGCTGTGGCGCCGATCTGGCGGAGCGGCTGACGGAGGCGGGCCTCCTGCCCTCCGCCACCCACGAACGCGTCCGCAACATCGTCGCCTCCCCGACCGCGGGACTGGACGGACTCGGCCACGCGGACGTCCAGTTGTGGGCCCGCGAACTGGACACCCTGCTCTGCGCGACCCCCTGGACGGCGACCCTCTCGGGCCGCTTCCTCTTCGTCCTGGACGACGGCCGCGGGGACGTGGCGGGGCTGGGTGGAGATGTGACCTTGATCGCAGGAGGGCCGTGGGCGGACGGCGACCGGGGGACGGGCGGGAGCCCGTCCCCCGACGAGACCGGAGCCTCGGCGGCCGGAGACCGGGAGCCGGGCGCGAGCGAGCCCTCGGCGGACGGAGCCTCGGCGGCCGGGAGCCCATCGCCCGACGAGACCCGAGCATCGACGGACGGGAGCCAGTCGCCCGGCGGAGCCGGAGCCTCGGTGGGCGGCTGCGCCGGCCCGACCCCGCGCGCGGCCGACGCCCTGTTGTACGTCGGCGCGCAGGCGTTCCGCGTCGCGGGCGCCGACGCGCCGCGAGCGGCGCTCGCCGCGGCCGACGCGTTCCTACGGGCCGCACAGGCCGCCGGGAACGGCGCGTGGCGTGTGAAGGAGCTGCCGGGCTCCGGCGCGCCGGGCGCGGAGGCCGTCGACGCCACCGGTGTGAAGGAGCTGCCGGGCGCCCGGCCCGCGGGCGCCCCGGGCGGTGGCACCACCGGTCTCCTCGACCTCGCCGCCGCGCTCGCGCGGGCCGGGGTCGACGCCCAGCCCGTCATCCCCGCGCCGCCGCGACCGCACGGCGCGCCGCCCGCGCCCGGGCCCCTCGGCGGGAACGCACTGCACGTGCTCGCGCCGCTCGGGCGCCTGACGGCCACCCAGCTGCGGGCGCTGCTGCCCGCCGACGAGGTGCGGCTCACGCCCTGGCGCGGAGCCGTCGTCGTCGGGGCCACCCGAACACGGCTGCCCGAGCTGGAGGCGGCCGGGCTGATCACCCGCCCCGACGACCCCTGGGTCGGTGTCGGCGCCTGCACCGGGCGGCCCGGCTGCGCCAAGTCCCTCGCCGACGTCCGGGCGGACGCCGTACCCGGCACGCCGGGCCTCCCCGTCCACTTCTCGGGGTGCGAGCGCCGGTGCGGCCACCCCCAAGGCGCCCCCGGCACCTGGGTCGACGTCCTCGCCACCGCCGAGGGCACCTACCTCGTCGACGGCCGCCCCACCCCCCGTACCTCCCTGACCGAAGCAGTCGCAACGGCCCGCACAACGAGATGA
- the cbiE gene encoding precorrin-6y C5,15-methyltransferase (decarboxylating) subunit CbiE has product MSTVPLPAISVVGIGADGWDGLPENARRTLRAAEVLIGGPRQLDLLPAAECPGERVTWPSPLRPAVPGLLAAHEGRRIAVLASGDPTFYGIGRTLAETVGADRLHVLPHPSSVSYACARLGWPLEAVETVSLVARPLASLTASLHDGRRLLVLSESRHTPALVAALLREKGYGGSRMRVLEQLGGPHERLVDGTAGTWSDDERLDALNVLALDCVRAPDTLRLGAVPGLPDEAYENDGQLTKRYVRAATLAALAPAAGELLWDIGGGSGSIGIEWMRTDRSCRAIAVEKAPERAARIARNATTLGVPALRVVTAAAPDGLADLPTPDAVFIGGGLTAPGLLDACWDALPAGGRLVANTVTMESEALLAERYRRHGGELVRLAVAQAVPVGGFTGWRQAMPVTQWSVTKAGVGA; this is encoded by the coding sequence GTGAGCACCGTTCCCCTGCCTGCGATATCGGTCGTCGGAATCGGCGCGGACGGCTGGGACGGGCTCCCCGAGAACGCCCGCCGGACCCTGCGCGCCGCCGAGGTCCTGATCGGCGGCCCCCGCCAGCTCGATCTGCTGCCCGCCGCCGAGTGCCCCGGCGAGCGCGTCACCTGGCCCTCCCCGCTGCGCCCCGCCGTCCCCGGACTGCTCGCCGCCCACGAGGGGCGCCGGATCGCGGTCCTCGCCAGCGGCGACCCGACGTTCTACGGCATCGGCCGCACCCTCGCCGAGACCGTCGGCGCCGACCGGCTCCACGTCCTGCCGCACCCGTCCTCCGTCTCGTACGCCTGCGCCCGCCTCGGCTGGCCCCTGGAGGCCGTCGAGACCGTCTCCCTGGTCGCCCGGCCGCTCGCCTCGCTCACCGCCTCCCTCCACGACGGGCGGCGGCTGCTGGTTCTCAGCGAGAGCCGCCACACCCCGGCGCTGGTCGCCGCTCTGCTGCGGGAGAAGGGGTACGGCGGCAGCCGGATGCGGGTGCTCGAACAGCTCGGCGGCCCTCACGAGCGGCTCGTCGACGGCACGGCCGGCACCTGGTCCGACGACGAGCGGCTCGACGCCCTCAACGTCCTCGCCCTCGACTGCGTACGCGCCCCCGACACCCTCCGCCTCGGCGCCGTACCCGGCCTGCCGGACGAGGCGTACGAGAACGACGGACAGCTCACCAAGCGGTACGTCCGCGCCGCCACCCTCGCGGCCCTCGCCCCCGCCGCCGGCGAACTGCTCTGGGACATCGGCGGCGGCTCCGGCTCCATCGGCATCGAGTGGATGCGCACCGACCGCTCCTGCCGGGCGATCGCCGTCGAGAAGGCCCCTGAGCGGGCCGCCCGCATCGCGCGCAACGCCACCACCCTCGGCGTACCGGCGCTGCGGGTCGTCACCGCGGCCGCCCCCGACGGGCTCGCCGACCTCCCCACCCCCGACGCCGTCTTCATCGGCGGCGGCCTGACCGCCCCCGGCCTGCTCGACGCCTGCTGGGACGCGCTGCCCGCGGGCGGCCGGCTGGTTGCCAACACGGTGACCATGGAGTCCGAGGCGCTGCTGGCGGAGCGCTACCGCCGGCACGGCGGGGAGCTGGTCCGGCTCGCCGTCGCCCAGGCCGTCCCGGTGGGCGGCTTCACCGGCTGGCGCCAGGCGATGCCGGTCACGCAGTGGTCCGTAACGAAAGCAGGAGTTGGAGCATGA
- a CDS encoding DUF6126 family protein produces MSDYERWKERGVLLRVFVYVFATHAFAGFVWLLFYVGQNAQK; encoded by the coding sequence ATGTCCGACTACGAGCGCTGGAAAGAACGCGGCGTCCTCCTGCGCGTCTTCGTGTACGTCTTCGCCACGCACGCGTTCGCCGGCTTCGTCTGGCTGCTCTTCTACGTGGGACAGAACGCCCAGAAGTAA
- a CDS encoding precorrin-2 C(20)-methyltransferase: MSANAPGKLYGVGLGPGDPNLMTVAAVKAIASADVVAYHSARHGRSIARSIAAEHLREDHIEERLMYPLTVETTDHPGGYRGALDDFYEEAAARLAAHLDAGRTVAVLAEGDPLFYGSYQHMHKRLAHRYDTTVIPGVTSVSAAAARLGEPLCEAEEVLTIIPGTLPEDELTARLAGTDSAVVMKLGRTFPTVRRALERAGRLDDARYVERAFMAGERTEILSEVDAETVPYFSVAVLPSRIDAVTPESRETGGEVVVVGTGPAGAPWLTPESRGALINADDLVGYTTYLDRVPALRPGQRRHGSDNKVESERAEFALDLARRGRRVAVVSGGDPGVFAMATAVLEVASEERYADVPVRVLPGVTAANAAAAAAGAPLGHDYATISLSDRLKPWDVIAARLRAATRADLVLALYNPGSKSRTHQVAAARDLLLELRSPETPVVVARDVGGPEQSVRVVTLKTLEPSEVDMRTLLLIGSSQTRAVERGDGRTITWTPRRYPEE; encoded by the coding sequence ATGAGCGCCAACGCCCCCGGCAAGCTGTACGGAGTCGGCCTCGGCCCCGGCGACCCGAACCTGATGACCGTCGCCGCGGTGAAGGCCATCGCGTCCGCCGACGTCGTCGCGTACCACTCCGCCCGCCACGGCCGCTCCATCGCGCGCTCCATCGCCGCCGAGCACCTCCGCGAGGACCACATCGAGGAGCGGCTCATGTACCCGCTCACGGTGGAGACCACCGACCACCCCGGCGGCTACCGCGGCGCGCTCGACGACTTCTACGAGGAGGCCGCGGCCCGGCTCGCCGCCCACCTCGACGCCGGCCGCACCGTCGCCGTGCTCGCCGAGGGCGACCCGCTCTTCTACGGCTCCTACCAGCACATGCACAAGCGGCTCGCGCACCGCTACGACACCACCGTCATCCCCGGCGTCACCTCCGTGTCCGCCGCCGCGGCCCGGCTCGGCGAGCCGCTGTGCGAGGCGGAGGAGGTCCTGACGATCATCCCCGGCACACTGCCCGAGGACGAGCTGACGGCCCGCCTCGCGGGCACCGACTCGGCGGTCGTGATGAAGCTCGGCCGCACGTTCCCGACCGTGCGCCGCGCCCTGGAACGCGCGGGCCGTCTTGACGACGCGCGGTACGTGGAACGGGCGTTCATGGCGGGCGAGCGGACGGAGATCCTCTCCGAGGTGGACGCCGAGACCGTCCCGTACTTCTCGGTCGCCGTGCTGCCCTCCCGTATCGACGCCGTCACCCCCGAATCCCGGGAGACCGGCGGCGAGGTCGTCGTCGTCGGCACCGGCCCGGCGGGCGCGCCCTGGCTGACGCCGGAGTCGCGCGGCGCGCTGATCAACGCCGACGACCTGGTCGGCTACACCACCTACCTCGACCGCGTCCCGGCGCTGCGTCCCGGCCAGCGCCGGCACGGCTCGGACAACAAGGTCGAGTCCGAGCGCGCCGAGTTCGCCCTCGACCTCGCCCGGCGCGGGCGCCGGGTCGCGGTCGTCTCGGGCGGCGACCCCGGTGTCTTCGCCATGGCCACGGCGGTCCTGGAGGTGGCGTCGGAGGAGCGGTACGCGGACGTTCCCGTACGGGTCCTCCCGGGCGTGACGGCCGCGAACGCGGCAGCCGCCGCGGCGGGCGCCCCGCTCGGCCACGACTACGCCACGATCTCCCTCTCCGACCGGCTCAAGCCCTGGGACGTGATCGCCGCCCGCCTGCGCGCCGCCACCCGGGCGGACCTGGTCCTGGCGCTCTACAACCCGGGCTCGAAGTCCCGTACGCACCAGGTGGCGGCCGCCCGCGACCTGCTGCTCGAACTCCGCTCGCCCGAGACCCCGGTGGTCGTGGCACGGGACGTCGGCGGCCCGGAGCAGTCGGTACGGGTGGTGACCCTGAAGACCCTGGAGCCGAGCGAGGTCGACATGCGGACGCTGCTCCTCATCGGCTCGTCGCAGACGCGCGCGGTCGAACGCGGCGACGGCCGCACGATCACCTGGACACCACGGCGGTACCCGGAGGAGTGA
- a CDS encoding cobalt-precorrin-6A reductase codes for MHVLILGGTTEARALATALHPRVRVTSSLAGRVAEPRLPAGEVRVGGFGGVDGLVAWVREHHVDAVIDATHPFAENISFNAARAAATAHVPLLALRRPGWVRVDGDDWHEVASLEEAAGVVGDFGWGHLPGRSPRGRVFLTTGRMGLAAFAECPQWFLVRSVDAPQPPMPARTEVLLDRGPFTLEGESELLSRYGIDVLVTKDSGGAATAPKLRAAREAGVPVVIVRRPAVPEGVAVAGTVGEAVEWVGVVGVVGGF; via the coding sequence GTGCACGTACTCATTCTCGGCGGCACCACCGAGGCCCGCGCCCTCGCCACGGCGCTGCACCCCCGCGTCCGCGTCACCAGCTCCCTCGCCGGACGCGTCGCCGAGCCCCGGCTGCCGGCCGGCGAGGTACGCGTCGGGGGCTTCGGCGGCGTCGACGGACTCGTGGCCTGGGTGCGCGAGCACCACGTGGACGCGGTCATCGACGCCACCCATCCCTTCGCGGAGAACATCAGCTTCAACGCGGCCCGAGCGGCCGCCACCGCCCATGTTCCCCTGCTGGCCCTGCGCCGCCCCGGCTGGGTCCGGGTGGACGGCGACGACTGGCACGAGGTCGCCTCGCTGGAGGAGGCGGCGGGGGTCGTGGGGGACTTCGGCTGGGGGCACCTCCCAGGACGAAGTCCTAGGGGGAGGGTGTTCCTGACGACCGGACGGATGGGACTCGCCGCGTTCGCCGAGTGCCCGCAGTGGTTCCTCGTACGGTCCGTCGACGCCCCCCAGCCCCCGATGCCCGCCCGCACCGAAGTCCTCCTGGACCGGGGGCCCTTCACCCTGGAGGGGGAGTCGGAACTGTTGAGTCGGTACGGCATCGATGTCCTCGTCACCAAGGACAGCGGCGGCGCGGCGACGGCCCCGAAGCTCCGTGCGGCGAGGGAGGCGGGGGTCCCGGTGGTGATCGTCCGGCGGCCGGCGGTGCCGGAGGGGGTCGCGGTGGCGGGGACGGTGGGGGAGGCGGTGGAGTGGGTGGGGGTGGTGGGGGTGGTGGGGGGTTTCTGA
- a CDS encoding LLM class flavin-dependent oxidoreductase has translation MQFGIFTVGDVTTDPTTGRTPTEHERIKNTVAIALKAEEVGLDVFATGEHHNPPFVPSSPTTLLGHIAARTENLILSTSTTLITTNDPVKIAEDYATLQHLADGRVDLMMGRGNTGPVYPWFGQDIRQGIPLAIENYALLHKLWREDVVDWEGKFRSALQGFTSTPRPLDGVPPFVWHGSIRSPEIAEQAAYYGDGFFANHIFWPKQHTEKMVSLYRRRYAHYGHGTPEQAVVGLGGHVFMRKNSQDAVREFRPYFDNAPVYGHGPSLEEFSRETPLTVGSPQEVIDRTLSFREYVGDYQRQLFLVDHAGLPLKTVLEQLDILGEEVVPVLRKEFANLRPADVPATAPLHPAVRTQEA, from the coding sequence ATGCAGTTCGGGATCTTCACCGTCGGCGACGTGACGACCGACCCCACCACCGGCCGTACCCCGACCGAGCACGAGCGGATCAAGAACACGGTCGCCATCGCGCTCAAGGCGGAGGAGGTCGGGCTCGACGTCTTCGCGACCGGCGAGCACCACAACCCGCCCTTCGTGCCGTCCTCCCCGACGACCCTCCTCGGGCACATCGCCGCACGGACCGAGAACCTGATCCTCTCCACCTCGACCACGCTGATCACCACCAACGACCCGGTGAAGATCGCCGAGGACTACGCCACCCTCCAGCACCTCGCCGACGGCCGCGTCGACCTGATGATGGGGCGCGGCAACACCGGGCCCGTCTACCCGTGGTTCGGCCAGGACATCCGCCAGGGCATCCCGCTCGCCATCGAGAACTACGCGCTTCTCCACAAGCTGTGGAGGGAGGACGTCGTCGACTGGGAGGGCAAGTTCCGCAGCGCCCTCCAGGGCTTCACCTCGACACCCCGCCCCCTCGACGGCGTCCCGCCGTTCGTCTGGCACGGCTCCATCCGCTCCCCCGAGATCGCCGAGCAGGCCGCGTACTACGGCGACGGCTTCTTCGCCAACCACATCTTCTGGCCCAAGCAGCACACCGAGAAGATGGTCAGCCTCTACCGCCGGCGTTACGCGCACTACGGTCACGGCACCCCCGAGCAGGCCGTCGTCGGTCTGGGCGGCCATGTGTTCATGCGCAAGAACTCCCAGGACGCGGTACGGGAGTTCCGCCCGTACTTCGACAACGCGCCCGTCTACGGCCACGGTCCGTCGCTGGAGGAGTTCAGCCGCGAGACCCCGCTGACCGTCGGCTCCCCGCAGGAGGTCATCGACCGCACGCTCTCGTTCCGGGAGTACGTCGGCGACTACCAGCGCCAGCTCTTCCTGGTGGACCACGCGGGTCTGCCGCTGAAGACGGTCCTGGAGCAGCTCGACATCCTCGGCGAGGAGGTCGTCCCGGTGCTCCGCAAGGAGTTCGCCAACCTGCGGCCGGCCGACGTCCCGGCGACCGCCCCGCTCCACCCCGCCGTACGCACCCAGGAGGCGTAA
- a CDS encoding cobalt-precorrin-5B (C(1))-methyltransferase, whose translation MSAGGSPGGGRDAQLKHTGLRPGWTTGACATAATTAAYTALLTGEFPDPVTITLPKGGRPAFALAAEELTPDAAMAGIVKDAGDDPDVTHGALVRSTVRILPAGSGVVFRAGAGVGTVTLPGLPLEVGEPAINPVPRQMMRAHVAEVAAAHGGTGDVEITVSVDHGEEIARSTWNPRIGILGGLSILGTTGIVVPYSCSAWIDSIRRGVDVARAAGLTHVAGCTGSTSEKTVSTLYDLPEIALLDMGDFAGAVLKYIRRHPVDRLTICGGFAKLSKLAAGHLDLHSARSQVDKGFLADLARTGGASEALAEEIATANTGLAALRLCEAAGVPLGDLVAARSRDEALAVLRGAPVAVDVICIDRAGTVVGRSTTAGP comes from the coding sequence ATGAGTGCCGGCGGCAGTCCGGGCGGCGGGCGCGACGCCCAACTCAAGCACACGGGTCTGCGCCCGGGCTGGACGACCGGTGCCTGTGCGACGGCGGCGACGACGGCCGCGTACACGGCGCTGCTGACCGGCGAGTTTCCCGACCCGGTGACGATCACGCTGCCGAAGGGCGGGCGTCCGGCGTTCGCGCTGGCGGCGGAGGAGCTGACCCCCGACGCCGCGATGGCGGGGATCGTGAAGGACGCGGGCGACGACCCGGACGTGACGCACGGCGCACTGGTCCGGTCGACGGTACGGATCCTCCCGGCCGGGTCCGGTGTCGTCTTCCGGGCGGGGGCGGGCGTCGGTACGGTGACGCTGCCCGGCCTGCCCCTGGAGGTCGGGGAACCGGCGATCAACCCGGTCCCGCGGCAGATGATGCGCGCGCATGTGGCGGAGGTCGCGGCGGCGCACGGCGGCACGGGCGATGTGGAGATCACGGTCTCCGTCGATCATGGCGAGGAGATCGCCCGCTCCACCTGGAACCCGCGGATCGGCATCCTGGGCGGGCTGTCCATCCTGGGGACGACGGGCATCGTCGTGCCGTACTCGTGCTCGGCCTGGATCGACTCCATCCGTCGCGGGGTGGACGTGGCGCGGGCGGCGGGTCTCACCCATGTGGCGGGGTGTACGGGCTCCACCTCCGAGAAGACGGTGTCGACGCTCTACGACCTGCCGGAGATCGCGCTGCTCGACATGGGGGACTTCGCGGGGGCGGTCCTGAAGTACATCCGCCGCCATCCGGTCGACCGGCTGACGATCTGTGGCGGCTTCGCGAAGCTGTCGAAGCTGGCGGCGGGCCATCTGGACCTCCACTCGGCCCGCTCGCAGGTCGACAAGGGGTTCCTGGCCGACCTGGCCCGTACGGGCGGCGCGTCGGAGGCTCTCGCCGAGGAGATCGCCACGGCGAACACGGGCCTGGCGGCCCTCCGCCTCTGCGAGGCCGCGGGCGTCCCCCTGGGCGACCTGGTGGCCGCCCGCTCCCGGGACGAGGCCCTCGCCGTCCTCCGCGGCGCCCCGGTCGCGGTCGACGTCATCTGCATCGACCGCGCGGGCACGGTGGTGGGCCGCTCGACCACGGCGGGGCCGTAA